Proteins from a genomic interval of Microbacterium imperiale:
- a CDS encoding DUF72 domain-containing protein, protein MSSVTPAPPAGRVRVGISGWRYAGWRGDFYPRGLAQRRELEYVGQRMTTAELNGSFYSLQRPSSYQRWRSEVPDSFVFAVKGSRYVTHMLRLRGVETALANFFASGVLALGPQLGPVLWQLPEREEFDPGVLAEFLAVLPRTMGEALALAERHDARLDGRAWLRIDDDRPIRHALEPRSAGFGSDAAVALLRAHDTALVVADTAGRFPRFNEVTTGDHVYVRLHGATDLYASGYTDAELDEWADRIRGWADGTAASDGRPRDVWVYFDNDARGRAPHDAVALAARFGDAAGAGS, encoded by the coding sequence ATGAGCTCGGTCACGCCTGCCCCACCCGCGGGGCGTGTGCGCGTCGGCATCTCGGGGTGGCGCTACGCCGGCTGGCGCGGCGACTTCTACCCGCGCGGACTCGCGCAGCGGCGCGAGCTGGAGTACGTCGGCCAGCGGATGACGACGGCCGAGCTGAACGGATCGTTCTACTCGCTGCAGCGCCCGTCGAGCTATCAGCGGTGGCGCAGCGAGGTGCCCGACTCGTTCGTCTTCGCCGTGAAGGGCTCGCGCTATGTGACGCACATGCTGCGGCTGCGCGGCGTCGAGACGGCGCTGGCGAACTTCTTCGCCTCGGGGGTGCTCGCGCTCGGTCCGCAGCTCGGGCCGGTGCTGTGGCAACTGCCCGAGCGCGAGGAGTTCGACCCCGGCGTGCTCGCGGAGTTCCTCGCGGTGCTGCCGCGCACGATGGGCGAGGCGCTCGCCCTGGCCGAGCGTCACGACGCACGGCTCGACGGTCGCGCGTGGCTGCGAATCGACGACGACCGCCCGATCCGGCACGCGCTGGAGCCGCGATCGGCGGGCTTCGGATCGGATGCCGCGGTCGCGCTGCTCCGCGCCCACGACACCGCGCTCGTCGTCGCCGACACCGCGGGGCGCTTCCCGCGCTTCAACGAGGTCACGACCGGCGACCACGTGTACGTGCGGTTGCACGGGGCGACCGACCTCTACGCCAGCGGGTACACCGACGCCGAGCTCGACGAATGGGCCGACCGCATCCGCGGCTGGGCCGACGGCACGGCGGCATCCGACGGTCGCCCGCGCGACGTGTGGGTCTATTTCGACAACGACGCCCGCGGGCGGGCACCGCACGACGCGGTCGCGCTCGCCGCGCGCTTCGGCGACGCGGCGGGGGCGGGATCGTGA
- a CDS encoding MarR family winged helix-turn-helix transcriptional regulator — translation MSVDDGALEVRAQGWRTLTALHSLVEDELTAALRQVDLSVVEYSVLDALARQDGWHMRMQQLARAAALSPSATTRLVTRLEDRHLLTRILCADDRRGLYTELTEAGVAALETARPIHAAALTAALARARAIPELEPLVAAMEQVAAVPAS, via the coding sequence ATGAGCGTGGATGACGGTGCGCTCGAGGTGCGCGCGCAAGGGTGGCGGACGCTGACCGCCCTGCACTCGCTCGTCGAGGACGAACTGACGGCGGCGCTGCGACAGGTCGATCTCTCCGTCGTGGAGTACTCCGTGCTCGACGCCCTCGCCCGGCAGGACGGCTGGCACATGCGGATGCAGCAGCTCGCGCGGGCCGCCGCGCTCAGCCCCTCCGCGACCACCCGCCTGGTCACACGGCTCGAAGATCGCCACCTGCTGACGCGCATCCTGTGCGCCGACGACCGCCGCGGCCTCTACACGGAGCTGACCGAGGCGGGCGTTGCAGCCCTCGAGACGGCGCGGCCGATCCACGCCGCCGCCCTGACTGCCGCCCTCGCCCGCGCCCGCGCCATCCCCGAGCTCGAACCCCTCGTCGCCGCGATGGAGCAGGTCGCGGCCGTCCCCGCCTCCTGA
- a CDS encoding MFS transporter: MPAGLIALAIGGFGIGLTEFVITGLLPEVARDFAVSETTAGWLVTGYALAVMAGALGLTAATTKLPRKRVLLGLVVLFILGNLISALAPTYGLMLLGRIVAALCHGAFFGIGAVVAAEMVAPERKSAAVAIMFTGLTASNVLGVPFGTFLGQAFGWRSTFWAITIIGVIAFVGIALLVPNLRRETPPSLSQELSAFRSGQVWLSLAVTVLGFGGMFGAFTYIAFTLTEVSGFDAPAVPWLLVVFGVGLFIGNHVGGRLAARSIDGTLIAVLVGLTLVLAVFALVAANPVLTVVSLVLMGGFGFATVPPLQTRIMQYASTAPTLASGANIAAFNLGNALGAWIGGLTIAAGLGFTSPLWSGALVTVGAVVVMLIAAGTARRQAARVAEPDAAVAVGR, translated from the coding sequence ATGCCCGCAGGACTGATCGCGCTCGCGATCGGAGGATTCGGCATCGGACTGACCGAGTTCGTCATCACGGGCCTGCTGCCCGAGGTGGCGCGCGACTTCGCCGTCTCGGAGACGACGGCGGGCTGGCTCGTCACCGGATACGCGCTCGCCGTCATGGCGGGGGCGCTCGGGCTGACCGCTGCGACGACGAAGCTGCCGCGCAAGCGCGTGCTGCTCGGGCTGGTCGTGCTCTTCATCCTCGGCAACCTGATCTCGGCGCTGGCGCCGACCTACGGCCTCATGCTGCTCGGACGCATCGTCGCCGCCCTCTGCCACGGCGCGTTCTTCGGCATCGGCGCCGTCGTCGCCGCCGAGATGGTCGCTCCCGAGCGCAAGAGCGCCGCTGTGGCCATCATGTTCACCGGGCTGACCGCGTCGAACGTGCTCGGTGTGCCCTTCGGCACGTTCCTCGGCCAGGCGTTCGGCTGGCGCTCGACCTTCTGGGCGATCACGATCATCGGCGTCATCGCCTTCGTCGGCATCGCGCTGCTCGTGCCCAACCTGCGCCGGGAGACTCCGCCCAGCCTGAGCCAGGAGCTCAGCGCGTTCCGTTCGGGGCAGGTCTGGCTCTCGCTCGCGGTGACCGTGCTCGGCTTCGGCGGCATGTTCGGCGCCTTCACCTACATCGCCTTCACCCTGACCGAGGTGTCGGGCTTCGACGCGCCCGCGGTGCCGTGGCTGCTCGTCGTCTTCGGCGTCGGCCTGTTCATCGGCAACCACGTCGGCGGGCGTCTCGCGGCCCGCTCGATCGACGGCACGCTCATCGCCGTGTTGGTCGGCCTGACGCTCGTGCTGGCGGTGTTCGCGCTCGTCGCGGCGAACCCGGTGCTCACGGTCGTGTCGCTCGTGCTGATGGGCGGTTTCGGGTTCGCGACGGTCCCGCCCCTGCAGACGCGCATCATGCAGTACGCCTCGACCGCGCCCACGCTCGCCAGCGGTGCCAACATCGCCGCCTTCAACCTGGGCAACGCCCTGGGTGCCTGGATCGGCGGGCTCACGATCGCCGCGGGTCTCGGCTTCACCTCGCCGCTGTGGTCGGGCGCCCTCGTGACGGTCGGCGCCGTCGTAGTGATGCTCATCGCCGCCGGAACTGCGCGACGGCAGGCCGCGAGGGTGGCGGAGCCGGATGCCGCCGTGGCCGTGGGCCGCTGA
- a CDS encoding RidA family protein: MTVRSFSPETLMQPVPYHHVAVGTGSRHVHVAGQIARDADGAPTSPGDLAGQVAQALRNTHAGLVSADASFTDVVRLTFYVTGWSPDQIDAFMAGVHEVAGEIGLPLPLPPASLIGVDYLFEPDVLVEVEATAILD; the protein is encoded by the coding sequence ATGACCGTTCGCTCGTTCTCTCCCGAAACCCTGATGCAGCCCGTCCCCTACCACCACGTCGCCGTGGGCACAGGTTCCCGTCACGTGCACGTCGCCGGTCAGATCGCTCGGGACGCCGACGGTGCGCCGACATCTCCCGGCGACCTCGCTGGCCAGGTGGCGCAGGCCCTGCGCAACACCCATGCCGGCCTCGTCAGCGCGGATGCCTCATTCACGGATGTCGTCCGGTTGACGTTCTACGTCACCGGCTGGAGCCCCGACCAGATCGACGCCTTCATGGCCGGGGTACACGAGGTGGCCGGCGAGATCGGCCTTCCCCTCCCCCTGCCGCCCGCCTCACTCATCGGCGTGGATTACCTCTTCGAGCCGGACGTGCTGGTCGAGGTGGAAGCCACGGCAATCCTCGATTGA
- a CDS encoding winged helix-turn-helix transcriptional regulator, with protein sequence MTDTAPHRGDRFDIAAPHRELLDQVLDKWSLAVLNELCERPARFSELRRAIPAVTQKSLTATLRRLERNGIVERVVLGTRPVAVEYRITALGKTLRPPVDIILNWIEAYLPSIEDARRRFDEAMDDEDGFGR encoded by the coding sequence GTGACCGATACCGCTCCTCACCGCGGCGACCGATTCGACATCGCCGCCCCGCATCGCGAACTGCTCGACCAGGTGCTCGACAAGTGGTCGCTCGCGGTGCTGAACGAGCTGTGCGAACGGCCCGCGCGCTTCAGCGAACTGCGGCGCGCGATCCCCGCCGTCACGCAGAAGTCGCTCACCGCGACGCTTCGCCGACTCGAGCGCAACGGCATCGTGGAACGCGTCGTCCTGGGGACGCGGCCGGTGGCCGTCGAATACCGCATCACCGCGCTCGGCAAGACGCTCCGCCCGCCCGTCGACATCATCCTCAACTGGATTGAGGCGTATCTTCCGAGCATCGAGGACGCCCGGCGGCGCTTCGACGAGGCGATGGACGACGAGGACGGCTTCGGGCGTTGA
- a CDS encoding UBP-type zinc finger domain-containing protein — protein MKLIDPDVPPSGDGCVECDELGSWWVHLRRCAACGHIGCCDDSLNRHSTAHAEATGHPIIQSFEPGEDWFWDFRTRTLGVGPALAPPHSHPEDQSTPGPADRLPEDWLRILQSRSDTAD, from the coding sequence ATGAAACTCATCGACCCCGACGTTCCGCCCAGCGGCGACGGCTGCGTCGAATGCGACGAGCTCGGCTCCTGGTGGGTGCATCTTCGCCGCTGCGCGGCCTGCGGGCACATCGGATGCTGCGACGACTCGCTGAACCGTCACTCCACAGCCCACGCCGAAGCGACGGGCCACCCGATCATCCAGAGCTTCGAGCCGGGTGAGGACTGGTTCTGGGACTTCCGCACCCGCACCTTGGGGGTGGGCCCGGCGCTCGCTCCGCCCCACAGTCACCCTGAGGATCAGTCCACTCCCGGGCCCGCCGATCGCCTCCCGGAGGACTGGCTGCGGATCCTCCAATCGCGCTCCGACACCGCCGACTGA
- a CDS encoding M23 family metallopeptidase, which yields MRYESLESPEDCGCAPTPAESKKLSQLISRRSALGLGAVGFVAATAFLSPGIPAALAIEGYPSWEDVQRAKANEQAKGAEIARIEKLIADLTADVAYKQAEAERLGEEYAKAQADYEDAAYRADALQAEADAQAAVALESARRAGKLAAQLYRNGGDDTSLRLFFSDSAASADDLLARLGTMDKLLQANRGVYTDAVAARETAQSLSDQAGVARDERDRLQQEAQQKMAAAQDAAAAAQAALEEQTANMATLQAQLAALKDETATTVAGYQAGVEEQRRRDEERRRREREEAARRAAEEEARRQAAAAAAAAAAANKPSGGGGGGGGGGGGGGGGGGGGAGQVQPSGWVRPGPGYISSWFGNRGTICSNGYCTSGHRGIDFAGGCSAPIYAAAAGRVVFAAYSGSWGNYIKVDHGGGIISAYAHIQNGGYNVSNGQWVSAGQVIAYAGNTGVSQGCHLHFEIYQGGVRIDPAPFLRNRGVSV from the coding sequence GTGCGATACGAGAGCCTCGAATCCCCGGAAGACTGCGGCTGCGCCCCGACGCCCGCAGAGAGCAAGAAGCTGTCACAGCTGATCTCGCGCCGTAGCGCGCTCGGCCTCGGAGCCGTTGGGTTCGTCGCCGCGACGGCGTTCCTGTCGCCCGGCATCCCCGCCGCTCTCGCCATCGAGGGCTACCCCTCGTGGGAGGACGTCCAGCGGGCCAAGGCGAACGAGCAGGCCAAGGGTGCGGAGATCGCCCGCATCGAGAAGCTCATCGCCGACCTCACCGCCGACGTCGCGTACAAGCAGGCCGAAGCCGAGCGTCTCGGCGAGGAGTACGCGAAGGCGCAGGCGGACTACGAGGATGCCGCCTACCGCGCTGACGCACTGCAGGCCGAGGCCGACGCGCAAGCCGCGGTCGCCCTCGAGTCGGCCCGCCGCGCGGGCAAGCTTGCGGCGCAGCTGTACCGCAACGGCGGCGACGACACGAGCCTGCGGCTCTTCTTCTCCGACTCGGCAGCCAGCGCCGACGACCTGCTCGCGCGCCTGGGCACGATGGACAAGCTCCTGCAGGCCAACCGCGGCGTCTACACCGACGCCGTCGCCGCCCGCGAGACGGCGCAGAGCCTCAGCGACCAGGCCGGCGTCGCGCGCGACGAGCGCGACCGCCTGCAGCAGGAAGCCCAGCAGAAGATGGCCGCCGCGCAGGATGCCGCTGCCGCAGCGCAGGCTGCCCTCGAAGAGCAGACGGCGAACATGGCCACCCTGCAGGCGCAGCTCGCCGCGCTGAAGGACGAGACCGCGACCACGGTCGCCGGCTACCAGGCCGGTGTCGAGGAGCAGCGTCGCCGCGACGAGGAGCGTCGTCGCCGCGAGCGCGAAGAGGCTGCCCGACGCGCCGCCGAAGAAGAGGCTCGCCGCCAGGCTGCCGCAGCAGCCGCGGCCGCAGCGGCCGCCAACAAGCCCAGCGGCGGCGGCGGCGGCGGCGGCGGTGGCGGTGGCGGTGGCGGTGGCGGCGGCGGCGGCGGTGCCGGCCAGGTCCAGCCGTCCGGCTGGGTGCGTCCCGGTCCCGGTTACATCTCGTCGTGGTTCGGAAACCGCGGCACGATCTGCTCGAACGGCTACTGCACCTCGGGCCACCGCGGCATCGACTTCGCCGGCGGCTGCAGCGCCCCCATCTATGCGGCGGCAGCAGGGCGCGTGGTCTTCGCGGCGTACAGCGGCAGCTGGGGCAACTACATCAAGGTCGACCACGGCGGCGGCATCATCTCGGCCTACGCGCACATCCAGAACGGCGGCTACAACGTCAGCAACGGCCAGTGGGTCTCGGCCGGACAGGTCATCGCCTACGCCGGCAACACCGGCGTCTCGCAGGGCTGCCACCTGCACTTCGAGATCTACCAGGGCGGCGTCCGCATCGACCCGGCGCCGTTCCTGCGCAACCGCGGCGTGTCGGTCTGA
- a CDS encoding inorganic diphosphatase, producing MGAYDAVIEIPRGSRVKYEVDHGTGRVFLDRVLFTPMGYPSNYGFFENTLGEDGDPLDVLVLLDRDIYPGVLAKVRPVGVLKMSDEAGGDDKVVAVLAKDPRWAHIQDVGDIDEWTKNEIGHFFEHYKDLEPNKWVKVDEWAGAAEAERLVSEAFERFEEHEGQTKTQGEGEAPTTL from the coding sequence ATGGGCGCGTACGACGCCGTCATCGAGATCCCCCGCGGCAGCCGCGTGAAGTACGAAGTCGACCACGGCACGGGCCGTGTGTTCCTGGACCGCGTGCTGTTCACGCCCATGGGCTACCCCAGCAACTACGGCTTCTTCGAGAACACCCTCGGCGAAGACGGCGACCCGCTCGACGTGCTCGTGCTGCTCGACCGCGACATCTACCCCGGCGTGCTGGCGAAGGTCCGCCCCGTCGGCGTGCTCAAGATGAGCGACGAGGCCGGCGGCGACGACAAGGTCGTCGCGGTCCTGGCGAAGGACCCGCGCTGGGCGCACATCCAGGACGTCGGCGACATCGACGAGTGGACCAAGAACGAGATCGGCCACTTCTTCGAGCACTACAAGGACCTCGAGCCCAACAAGTGGGTCAAGGTCGACGAGTGGGCCGGCGCCGCCGAGGCCGAGCGCCTGGTTTCCGAGGCGTTCGAGCGCTTCGAGGAGCACGAGGGCCAGACCAAGACGCAGGGTGAGGGCGAAGCGCCCACCACGCTCTGA
- the tilS gene encoding tRNA lysidine(34) synthetase TilS: MPSLNPAIAEVRRAVRAALTGLPSGGTVLVALSGGADSLALAAATAFEAPKLGMRAASVTVDHGLQAGSDEVALAAARAAAELGLDPLVVRVEVGSAGGPEAAAREARYGALRDAARDAGAAAVLLGHTLDDQAESVLLGLARGAGATSLGGMTPERIDDVSGVRWLRPLLEVRRATTAAACAAAGLEPWLDPHNTDDRYRRVRVRERVLPVLEAELGPGVAEALARTAEQLREDARAFDDMIAETIEDIVEPAEAGIAISVAALAANPPALRHRIIRHVVRSEFHESLTRVQTLEVARLVTDYTGQGPIDLPGCRARRVGRLIEFSAGAGDA; the protein is encoded by the coding sequence GTGCCGTCGCTGAACCCCGCCATCGCCGAGGTCCGCCGCGCTGTCCGCGCCGCGCTGACCGGACTGCCCTCCGGTGGCACGGTCCTCGTCGCCCTGTCGGGCGGGGCGGACTCGCTGGCCTTGGCCGCCGCGACGGCCTTCGAGGCTCCCAAGCTCGGGATGCGCGCGGCATCGGTCACGGTCGACCACGGCCTGCAAGCCGGCTCGGACGAGGTCGCGCTCGCGGCCGCCCGCGCCGCGGCAGAGCTCGGGCTCGATCCGCTCGTCGTCCGAGTCGAGGTGGGGTCCGCGGGTGGGCCCGAGGCGGCTGCGCGCGAGGCCCGCTACGGCGCGCTGCGTGACGCGGCGCGGGATGCCGGTGCCGCGGCCGTGCTGCTCGGTCACACCCTCGACGACCAGGCCGAGTCGGTGCTGCTCGGTCTCGCGCGCGGCGCCGGCGCGACGAGCCTCGGGGGCATGACCCCCGAGCGCATCGACGACGTCTCGGGCGTGCGCTGGCTGCGGCCCCTGCTCGAGGTGCGCCGGGCGACGACGGCCGCCGCCTGCGCGGCGGCGGGGCTCGAGCCCTGGCTCGATCCCCACAACACCGACGACCGCTATCGCCGGGTGCGGGTGCGCGAGCGTGTGCTGCCGGTGCTCGAGGCCGAGCTCGGGCCGGGTGTGGCCGAGGCGCTCGCGCGCACCGCCGAGCAGCTGCGGGAGGATGCGCGGGCGTTCGACGACATGATCGCCGAGACGATCGAGGACATCGTCGAGCCGGCTGAGGCGGGCATCGCGATCTCTGTCGCCGCGCTCGCCGCGAATCCGCCGGCCCTGCGGCACCGCATCATCCGCCACGTCGTGCGCAGCGAGTTCCACGAGAGCCTGACGCGCGTGCAGACCCTCGAGGTCGCCCGGCTCGTGACCGACTACACCGGGCAGGGACCGATCGACCTGCCCGGATGCCGCGCCCGCCGCGTCGGTCGGCTCATCGAGTTCTCGGCGGGCGCGGGCGACGCCTAA
- the hpt gene encoding hypoxanthine phosphoribosyltransferase encodes MRAAEIADQLTDVLVTEEEIQAKLVELAARVEADYEGKDLILIGVLKGAVMVMADFARALKRDITMDWMAVSSYGASTKSSGVVQIRKDLDTDLHGKHVLIVEDIIDSGLTLSWLLENFESRGAESLEVLALLRKPEAAKVEIDCRYVGFDIPNDFVVGYGLDYAERYRNLRDVAVLAPHVYS; translated from the coding sequence ATGCGTGCCGCCGAGATCGCCGACCAGCTCACCGACGTCCTCGTCACCGAGGAGGAGATCCAGGCCAAGCTCGTCGAGCTCGCCGCCCGGGTCGAGGCCGACTACGAGGGCAAGGACCTCATCCTCATCGGCGTCCTGAAGGGCGCGGTCATGGTCATGGCCGACTTCGCCCGTGCGCTCAAGCGCGACATCACGATGGACTGGATGGCGGTGTCGTCCTACGGCGCGAGCACGAAGTCGAGCGGTGTGGTGCAGATCCGCAAGGACCTCGACACCGACCTGCATGGCAAGCACGTGCTCATCGTCGAGGACATCATCGACTCCGGCCTGACCCTCAGCTGGCTGCTCGAGAACTTCGAGTCGCGCGGCGCCGAATCGCTCGAGGTGCTCGCGCTGCTGCGCAAGCCTGAGGCGGCCAAGGTCGAGATCGACTGCCGGTACGTCGGCTTCGACATCCCGAACGACTTCGTCGTCGGCTACGGCCTCGACTACGCCGAGCGCTACCGCAATCTGCGGGATGTCGCCGTGCTCGCGCCGCACGTCTACAGCTGA
- the ftsH gene encoding ATP-dependent zinc metalloprotease FtsH translates to MDVKKVTRNPLMYVLLIGALLLIGFMLISSLTGAKQITTQQGLELLSGDTVSEVQTTDGDQRVDLTLSEPFEGSTQVQFYYTSARAEAVVDAIDAANPSDGFNDVVPRPTWFDGFLSLMLPLVLLGLLFWFLMSSAQGGGSRVMQFGKSKAKLVTKETPTVTFGDVAGSDEAIEEMQEIKDFLKDPTKFQAVGARIPKGVLLYGPPGTGKTLLARAVAGEAGVPFYSISGSDFVEMFVGVGASRVRDLFKEAKENAPAIIFIDEIDAVGRHRGAGMGGGHDEREQTLNQMLVEMDGFDPKVSVLVIAATNRPDILDPALLRPGRFDRQIGVDAPDLKGRQKILEVHGRGKPLSPSVDLAVIARKTPGFTGADLANVLNEAALLTARSNAQLIDMRALDEAIDRVIAGPQRRTRVMKDKEKLITAYHEGGHALAAAAMNHSDPVTKVTILPRGKALGYTMVLPLEDKYSVTRNELQDQLTYAMGGRVAEEVVFHDPTTGASNDIEKATGIARKMVTEYGMTTEVGPVKLGSSSGEVFMGRDMGHGRDFSERIAERVDAEVRLLIEQAHNEAYEVINANRDILDKLALALLEEETLDHLQLAEIFKDIKKLPPRPQWLSSQDRPVSSLPPIDVPKRREEAGLAASTVAETDAAASAERSPQRRPSGQARPATA, encoded by the coding sequence ATGGACGTCAAGAAAGTCACGCGCAACCCGCTGATGTACGTGTTGCTCATCGGCGCGCTGCTGCTGATCGGCTTCATGCTGATCTCCAGCCTCACCGGCGCGAAGCAGATCACGACCCAGCAGGGTCTCGAGCTTCTCAGCGGCGACACCGTCAGCGAGGTGCAGACCACCGACGGTGATCAGCGCGTGGACCTGACGCTGTCGGAGCCCTTCGAGGGCTCGACGCAGGTGCAGTTCTACTACACCTCCGCGCGTGCCGAAGCCGTCGTCGATGCGATCGATGCCGCCAACCCGTCCGACGGGTTCAACGACGTCGTCCCCCGCCCGACCTGGTTCGACGGGTTCCTCTCGCTCATGCTGCCGCTGGTGCTGCTGGGTCTGCTGTTCTGGTTCCTCATGTCGAGCGCGCAGGGCGGCGGCAGCCGCGTCATGCAGTTCGGCAAGTCCAAGGCGAAGCTCGTCACGAAGGAGACGCCGACGGTCACCTTCGGCGACGTCGCGGGCTCGGACGAGGCCATCGAGGAGATGCAGGAGATCAAGGACTTCCTCAAGGACCCGACGAAGTTCCAGGCCGTCGGCGCCCGCATCCCGAAGGGCGTGCTGCTGTACGGCCCTCCCGGAACCGGTAAGACCCTCCTCGCTCGCGCCGTCGCGGGCGAGGCCGGCGTGCCCTTCTACTCGATCTCGGGCTCGGACTTCGTCGAGATGTTCGTCGGTGTCGGCGCGAGCCGCGTGCGCGACCTCTTCAAGGAGGCGAAGGAGAACGCTCCGGCGATCATCTTCATCGACGAGATCGACGCCGTCGGTCGTCACCGCGGCGCCGGCATGGGCGGCGGTCACGACGAGCGCGAGCAGACGCTCAACCAGATGCTCGTCGAGATGGACGGCTTCGACCCCAAGGTCTCGGTGCTCGTCATCGCGGCGACGAACCGTCCCGACATCCTCGACCCCGCCCTGCTGCGTCCGGGCCGCTTCGACCGTCAGATCGGTGTCGACGCCCCCGACCTGAAGGGCCGGCAGAAGATCCTCGAGGTGCACGGACGCGGCAAGCCGCTCTCGCCCTCCGTCGACCTCGCCGTGATCGCGCGCAAGACGCCGGGCTTCACCGGTGCCGACCTCGCCAACGTGCTGAACGAGGCCGCGCTGCTGACCGCGCGCTCGAACGCGCAGCTGATCGACATGCGCGCTCTCGACGAGGCGATCGACCGCGTCATCGCCGGTCCGCAGCGCCGCACCCGCGTCATGAAGGACAAGGAGAAGCTGATCACGGCGTATCACGAGGGCGGTCACGCCCTCGCCGCCGCGGCGATGAACCACTCCGACCCCGTGACGAAGGTCACGATCCTGCCGCGCGGCAAGGCTCTCGGCTACACGATGGTGCTGCCCCTCGAGGACAAGTACTCCGTCACCCGCAACGAGCTGCAGGACCAGCTGACCTACGCCATGGGCGGCCGCGTCGCCGAAGAGGTCGTGTTCCACGACCCGACCACCGGCGCCTCGAACGACATCGAGAAGGCCACCGGCATCGCCCGCAAGATGGTCACCGAGTACGGCATGACCACCGAGGTGGGCCCCGTCAAGCTCGGCTCGTCGTCGGGCGAGGTCTTCATGGGCCGCGACATGGGTCACGGCCGCGACTTCTCGGAGCGGATCGCCGAGCGCGTCGACGCCGAGGTGCGGCTGCTCATCGAGCAGGCCCACAACGAGGCCTACGAGGTGATCAACGCCAACCGCGACATCCTCGACAAGCTCGCGCTCGCGCTGCTCGAGGAGGAGACCCTCGACCACCTGCAGCTCGCCGAGATCTTCAAGGACATCAAGAAGCTCCCGCCGCGCCCGCAGTGGCTCTCAAGCCAGGACCGTCCGGTGTCGAGCCTGCCCCCGATCGACGTCCCCAAGCGTCGTGAAGAGGCCGGGCTGGCCGCGTCGACCGTCGCCGAGACCGACGCCGCGGCGTCCGCCGAGCGCTCGCCGCAGCGCCGCCCGTCCGGGCAGGCGCGACCCGCGACCGCGTAG
- the folE gene encoding GTP cyclohydrolase I: protein MAVDRERVAALVRDLLEAIGEDPDRPGLKQTPQRVADAYGEFFAGVGADAAEPLAHTISVARGPAPDTLPSGAVMVRGIRFRSFCEHHLLPFAGHAHIAYLPGEQVVGLGALPRVVDILAARPQVQERLGEQIADTIAGALDARGVLVVLDAAHECVTMRGGRQTDATTVTVAARGAYAEPAERAELIALISGGAS from the coding sequence GTGGCCGTCGATCGCGAACGCGTCGCCGCCCTGGTGCGCGACCTGCTCGAGGCGATCGGGGAGGATCCCGATCGCCCGGGGCTCAAGCAGACCCCGCAGCGGGTGGCCGACGCCTACGGCGAGTTCTTCGCTGGAGTCGGGGCCGATGCCGCCGAGCCGCTCGCGCACACGATCTCCGTCGCGCGCGGACCGGCGCCCGACACGTTGCCCTCGGGCGCGGTCATGGTCCGCGGCATCCGGTTCCGCTCGTTCTGCGAGCACCACCTGCTGCCGTTCGCCGGTCACGCGCACATCGCGTATCTGCCGGGGGAGCAGGTCGTCGGGCTCGGGGCGCTGCCGCGGGTCGTCGACATCCTGGCGGCGCGTCCCCAGGTGCAGGAGCGCCTGGGCGAGCAGATCGCCGACACCATCGCCGGCGCGCTCGACGCTCGCGGCGTGCTCGTCGTGCTCGATGCGGCGCACGAATGCGTCACGATGCGCGGGGGTCGGCAGACGGATGCCACGACCGTGACCGTCGCAGCGCGCGGCGCCTACGCCGAGCCCGCCGAACGCGCCGAGCTGATCGCGCTGATCTCGGGCGGTGCTTCGTGA